One stretch of Anolis carolinensis isolate JA03-04 chromosome 3, rAnoCar3.1.pri, whole genome shotgun sequence DNA includes these proteins:
- the LOC100565127 gene encoding cytochrome P450 2J6 isoform X4 produces MEGVWVYLTPLLVILLILYFWRQQRSLRTFPPGPLPLPFIGSLWRTGFGYREDTLIKLAKQYGNIYTLWMANLPVVVLSGFHAVKEGLVNHLEELSDRPLTPFFRVIGREMGVALSNGHTWKQQRRFGLHSLRKLGLGKKNMESQIEAEAQQLVEIFAREKGQPFDPSMAITNSISNMICAVTFGQRFSLEDENFKKLIEALDLGVMAIGSFSHALYEVMPWLMKKLPGLHRKAFYASNMIFSLAKTKIEKHKEDNSCHDPQDFIDFYLLQMEKSKNDPDSTYDEENLAQYIQDLFITGTETTATALKWAILLLTNYPDIQDKVYKEIEDVLVSSSICYQDLKKLPYTNAVFHEIQRSKYILLVGFPRQSTKDMNLRGFHIPKGTIVIPDVRSVLFDPEQWETPEEFNPNHFLDKEGNFVAREEFLPFGAGARVCLGEQLARMEYFLFLTNLLRAFRFQLPKGVKELNPNPIIGITTPPHPYKVCAVPRHSP; encoded by the exons ATGGAGGGAGTGTGGGTATATTTGACTCCTCTCCTGGTGATCCTTCTGATCCTGTACTTTTGGAGACAACAACGATCACTCCGAACTTTCCCCCCTGGGCCTCTTCCACTTCCTTTCATTGGAAGCCTATGGAGAACTGGGTTTGGATATCGTGAAGATACTCTGATAAAG CTGGCAAAACAATACGGAAACATTTATACCCTATGGATGGCAAATTTACCTGTAGTGGTATTGTCTGGATTCCATGCCGTCAAAGAAGGACTGGTCAACCACTTGGAAGAATTATCCGACAGGCCACTGACTCCTTTCTTTAGAGTAATAGGACGAGAAATGG GTGTTGCACTTTCAAATGGTCACACATGGAAGCAGCAGAGACGGTTTGGGCTACATTCGCTGCGGAAACTGGgattggggaaaaaaaacatggaaagccAAATAGAAGCAGAAGCCCAGCAGCTTGTAGAGATATTTGCACGTGAAAAAG GGCAACCATTTGATCCTTCAATGGCCATCACAAATTCCATCTCCAATATGATATGTGCTGTGACATTTGGACAACGGTTTTCTCTTGAAGATGAAAACTTCAAGAAATTAATTGAAGCCCTTGATCTTGGTGTAATGGCCATAGGAAGCTTTTCTCATGCA CTTTATGAAGTAATGCCATGGCTTATGAAAAAACTTCCTGGACTTCACAGGAAGGCATTTTATGCCTCAAATATGATCTTTTCATTAGCAAAGACGAAAATAGAGAAACACAAGGAGGACAACTCCTGCCATGACCCACAGGACTTCATTGATTTCTATCTACTTCAAATGGAGAAA AGCAAGAACGATCCTGACTCTACGTATGATGAAGAAAACCTGGCTCAGTATATTCAAGACTTATTTATTACTGGAACAGAAACGACTGCCACTGCCTTGAAATGGGCAATCCTCCTTTTGACAAATTATCCAGATATACAGG ATAAAGTCTACAAGGAGATAGAAGATGTATTGGTTTCCTCTTCCATCTGCTATCAAGACCTAAAGAAACTTCCTTATACGAATGCTGTGTTTCATGAGATCCAGCGTTCAAAGTATATCTTGTTAGTTGGGTTCCCAAGACAATCAACCAAAGACATGAACCTGAGAGGCTTTCACATTCCCAAG gggACCATTGTTATACCAGATGTACGCTCCGTTCTTTTTGATCCTGAACAATGGGAGACTCCTGAAGAGTTCAATCCGAATCATTTCTTGGACAAGGAGGGGAATTTTGTGGCTAGAGAAGAATTTCTGCCATTTGGTGCAG GTGCCCGGGTGTGTTTGGGAGAGCAACTGGCGAGAATGGAGTACTTCCTCTTCTTGACCAACCTGCTGAGGGCTTTCCGCTTCCAGCTGCCAAAAGGAGTCAAAGAACTTAACCCAAACCCTATAATAGGAATAACAACACCACCCCACCCATATAAAGTGTGTGCTGTTCCTCGCCATAGCCCctga